The Syngnathus acus chromosome 2, fSynAcu1.2, whole genome shotgun sequence genomic interval TTCCTGACTGAATATATTGTGGCTGTGGGCAGGTGTCAACCCACAGGACCCGGCTGGTGGCACCCTACCCGTCGTGATGAGCTGAGACAGCACTGTGTCAaattgtgtgcgtgcacatGCATTATATATGTTGGGAAGATAACGATGGTGGGTCACATCGTTTGTTTCCACGTAgtcgtgtttgttttcatacatAGATGCTAGTGGAGCTTTGCCAAACAGGGTTGACTTTGACATGACCCCATGaccacaaatggaaaaatccACCTCTGGGAAAGGACCTAATACACATATACTGCACACCTAGTATGTCAATATTCAAAAGGAAAAGACAATATTGCTTTTTCAAGGGTAAAACCAAAAGATGTAATGGATTAATAATTCCCATAGATTGAATATATGCATGGCATGTTTACCTCTAGGTCAAATGTTTGCCCCTTAGCAAGTGTGAGGCAGACAGTAGGTAGGAAGAAGAAGTGGGAGACGAGACGAGGAGGAGTCAGGCGTGTCTGTGTATATCATGCTCAGTCGAACATGGGCCTCTATTAACAAtgtgagattttctttttttacctctCCCCCTACAACATAACTTGTATCCCTGTACATGCAGCAGTCACTGAGCTGGCAAGGCAGCAGAGTGGAGCCTTGCACTGTTTTTACCTGCAGCGTTCATTATCCCACTTTGTGGCCGGGAATAAAAAACCTCTGAATTTTCAGaactttagctttttttttttggtacctCAGTGGACTACTATCAAAAATGCCACAGCTATGGTTAGTGCTCATTTTGTTGAGTGGCACATTTTTATCTGGACACAGCTTGCCACATGATGAAGAAGGAGGGCTGGAACCCAAATCACTTAAACATGAAGAAACAGCAACCAAAGAAACTGGGATTGATACCAGGATGAAATTATCAGATTCTGACCTATCTCCCCTTGAAGGTAAGTTATTCTCGTGACATACATAGAATCATGTTTAAAACGACATCTTTTTTCAAAGGTGATGGAAGAGGAGACAATCACGTCCTGATGATGACAGAAGAGCAGAACCAGGAACTCCTCAAGGCTGATAGACAAAGGAGAGACGCCTGGTGGAAGAGGAAACATGCTGCCAAAGTGGACTCCTTTGCATATAGAATAGTAAGAAGTCATAcgtactttttgtgtttttctacaGACGTAGGCTCACCAGTGGTGTGAAAATCTTTAGAACCACAGTTCAAGATGCTGCTGAATGATCAGAATAACTGTAATTTGCActtttagtttatttattatttgaaatttcACGTGGGGCACCGAAAATTCCGATCCAACTGTGGAATAACGTCttttaatgtctttttgtGATCGGTGGTCTGCCTATAGAGGACGAAAACtgccaaacaaagaaaaaaaggagaggGGAAATAAAACGaagataaaaatataattgaaaaaataaaatttcaaattataTGGAATTACagaataacaaaaatacaaaataaaaaacacgtAAACATTTAAGATAAGTagcaaataaatgtgaaaataatacaaaaataaatgtagacATACAATAAAtactgttttatatattttaatttttttattttaattacatatttttacatttagttttattttcgCTTTTATCTATTTTGtggggttttgttttggtcctCCATAGTTTGCGTCTTGAACTTTCTATCGTAAAAATTGAGAAACAGTAAAGCAACTATTTTTAGGCAGGTTTAGGGCGACGCCTGGTGGGCTGGAGGATGAGCAAAaaaggagaggaggagagcAGCACGCTAATGGCTGTACTGAAGGCGTTTCATGATGAGAAGAGGCAGCTAATGGATCAAGAGAAAGCACACGGGAaacaggaggaggaagaggaagaggaagatgacgacgacgatgatgatgacgacgatgatgacgacgacgacgacgaggaggaggaagatgaagaagaggtTCAAACTTATTGAAGGAGTTGTGTTTAATGTTCAGTGAAACACCTTGCTGACTTGTTTGTctcaggaagaggaggaagaggaaggagagGAAGGCAACgaggaaggggaggaggaggaggaggaggaagagggagaagaagaagaggcaacTGAAGCTCCTGGCAATCAGAGCGAAACCACAAGCATCTCGCCGGAGTCTCCCGTGGGTCAGTGCCAGACTGACAACACTGAAATCAACTGCAGGGATGTGGGCATGGCTCACCTGCCAATCATCCACAACCTGGAGGTCACCAAGCTGGACGTGGGAGGTGTGTTCTCTGATGAACTTTGAAATCTAAAACATTTATTCTTTATGAATTACGGATCCGCCTGCACCTTCATGCAGCATTTGTTGGCAAAGgtcattttaagaaaaaaagatggatggatggagcaaGCCATTCCCTACACTTTATATTATTcaataatttgtaaaaaaaaaaaaaaaactgacctACATTGGGACTGACTACTAGTATCAATttgccaaaaaaagaaagaaaaaaacagcaataacaaaaacaattcacTAAATTTGTACATGGGAGGTTTATGCCAAATAGTAAGTCAATTGTctattgttgttattgaagtaatgtcccaatacttttgtctgcATATTGCAATTCTGCCTCTGTATTACAATAAGCACTTTATCCCTCCTCTTTGTCTCACCAAGACAACAACATCAGAGTCATTCCTCCAGACATTTTCTCCGGTCTGCCAAAGCTGGAATCCCTGGACCTGAGCAAAAACCAACTGGACGATGATTCATTCAGCCAAAAACCGCTGTCTGTGAGTAGTCTTGTACCTACACGTCTTTCCAGTCGCTCAAAATAGTGCAAGCCTCCAAAAATGTCCACGTACCTTGTGGCCAAAACGTCACACAGTGGAGCTCATGCATAGAAATTAGGTCTTGCAGAACCACTTCCAGTAACATGGGCGCCTTTCAAAACCAAGGGGGCAGGAAGAACTAAAACCCACGCCAAATGCAGCTTTGTGATAACATAGGCATGCGCAGAATTCATTTTAAGTTATTTCGGCGTACGATTGGCATCATGTCACAAAAAGTATGAGTGagtttttattgtcttttacTGATGCAAAATTCAAACGGGCCCTCGCATCTCATTAAAATCAAAGGCACTCTTAATCCCGTATGATTACAATAATTTGAGAGCGAGTGCTGGGAATCACATTAACTCATCTTTCCTAAGAATAACCTTCGGTCCAACCTCGAATTGACCACAGGCCAAACGCACACAAAGATCCCGACCGCACTCGAGCGACCGGCTGCTTCCCGACCAATCATTACGCGCCGCCGTCGGAGCACTCTGACGACATTGGCTGCGCGGATTTGTTGGAAAACAGCTGCGGCCAATGACGAGGAGGgaaggaaattatttttagggGTGCTGCCCCCCCCATCCCTTTCAGTAATGACAGAGGACTGATGGACTGGCTTGAAGGACACAGCAATGGATCCAGTCCGCAGCTTTTAGATGACACGCATCGACCGCCGAGGCTTTTGCTCAATGCCGCATTGATAGGCCGTACCAAAAATACAACATGATAGATGATATAGAAGAGTTTTTttggctttctttcacttggaTCACTTCTTTGAACTCTGTAATTCTATCTTCTTGATGAAAATGATGGCGTTCAAGAcaagcatttattttgttctttggCCTTTTCACTGCTCTTTCTGATGTGTGCTCTTTAGAACTTGACCTCTCTGAAAAAGCTGAATTTAGATGGCAACCGGCTCACAGTGATCCCCGCACTGCCGCCGGCTCTTGAAGAACTTAGTGTGAACAACAACAAGCTAGGCACCCTGTTCCCTCAATGCTTCGCAGGTCAACATCACGTCCATGTACATCAAAGAGCAAGTAGGTTTCCATATGGCAATTGATTTAAATGATAGCTCTGTCACCTTTAGGGTTGGCGAACCTGATGAAACTGGAGCTGGAAGGCAACGGTCTGCATGAGGGTGGCGTGTCACTCGGAGCGTTTAAACCGCTCAAGGGACTTCGTCACCTCACACTGGAGAACAACCGCTTTCGCTCTCTCCCTCGGGGCCTTCCCCGTTCTCTGCAGGTGCAAAAGTTCTTCCTTTCCAAGTTCAACCAACACCACCACGTTTatacggatggatggatagatcaCACATCTGTCATTCATTCTTTCGGTCCTTCTTTCAAACAGACTTTAGATATGGATGAAAATCTGATCGAAGCGCTGACAGAAGAGGCACTCAGGGGCTGCAGTAATTTGAAAACGTTGGACCTGAGTCATAACCTTCTGCGTGAAGACGGCCTTGCACAACATGTCTGGAGCCGCCTTCAGTAAATTCATCCATAATTATTGTTTCACAACCTTTAATGGGTGATTGTTGCTTGTAGAAAATCACatgctaaacaaacaaaaatactatatatatatatatgtatattatatatacatatatatatatatatatataaaaaatatacatttttttcatacatCATACTGCAGTTCCCGTGTCAGGCACAAGGGGGTAGGCCAGTGTCTTATAGATTATGCTACTGCATgcattttgattcatgataaAGCTGGCAGCGGTTTTAACTTGTGGCAGCCAAAGAAACCTTCACTGACAGAGATCATTAGCTAGCTATTCATGATATCAGTGCCTACACATCAAGCTATGAtgcatacatgcacacacgcagccAAGAAAGAACACGATACAAATTAGAGCTTACAATAATTCATTTTGAGTTCCTATCATCAGTGTCAGTCAATATGAATTATGTActtttgtcccccccccccccgcccaacCCTCTGCCCCCTTTTGAAGACACAATGACAGGCTCACAGATTCTCAGGCTGAAGGTTgaccatgtgtgtgtggagatGAGTAGCTGTGTGAGCGAGGGCAATTGCATGTCTCAATGTGATTGTGAGGGTGTGTGagtttgtgcgtgtgagtCGTGTATAAATATAGTTAATTCCTGTGGCTTTTTCCATTGCTCCCTGGGATTCTTCTGAACCACGGCTGGAGCTTCTGGGAGAGCAAAACTGCAGAGAAAAAGCACAGTATATATTGCTAAGCGATGCAAAACGAGAGAAATACAGGACATCCATTAAGAATGACGCAGGCTGCGGCCTTAATAGAtcttttgttatatttttttttttcatgcaacaCTGCTAAAAATACGTTTTCCACTACAGATATTAACAAATTAACAACTGTTAGATTTGAATGAGTCGATGGCTGAATGAGTGTTCATGAAATCAACTAGCAACaagtttgatttatttgaaacTACTTGGGGTTTCAAAGAAGGGGGTTAAAAGTAGATTTGTGGTTTCAAACTCACATTAGGGGTTCAAAGTAGGATTTTAAACTCAGATTGGAGAGCAAaggttaaggtttcaaattagttaattttcaaagtagggtttcaacaTTGGGTAAGAGTTTTAAACTCAAATTAgagatttcttttatttaaatcCAGActgaagaatttttttttcacaggagACTTGAAGTCTTGGACCTGTCCCACAACCAGCTAACGTCGATGGCCATGAATCTTCCTCGCCGTCTCCTCAAACTGAAGCTCCAAAATAACAACATCAGCCACATCCCCGCTCAGGTTTTCCGCCACCTGCGGCCTGGCTTACGCTCCCTTGATCTGTCTCACAACGCCTTGACGGACGAGGGCGTCGATCAGGGCTCTTTTGTCGGAACGTTCCGTTCGCTCGTTGAGCTCCTGTTGGACGACAACTACCTGGGGGAGGTCCCTCGTTGGGTTCGACAGTTTAAGAACCTGCAAGTGCTGAGGCTGGACAACAACTATATCAGGTGAgatcgcttttttttttttttgaagttgTAATTTGCAATAATTGGTGTTTACAGGCTGGTGAAGCGCTGGGGAGTGTGTCACCCCAGGAATTCTGGCTCCACCTTAGCGTCAGTCCACTTAGAAAATAACCTGTTGGCAGTGGACAAGATTCCCTCGAATGCCTTCGCTTGTCTCACAGATGCTCAAGGACTTGTCATTTATCCTCAACGAGGAGATTTGCCGGAAATTCAGACGTAAACATGATCTCGTTAGATTTTGGCAAAGTTTTGCATTCATCTCAATACACTACACAAACATGCTACAGTTGTGATGCACTGAAGAAGCTAATCGCAGCATATGaagtatgtatgtatgaagTCCGACTCAATTCATATGTTTCTCAGCTGAACTCTTGtcttttcaattatttacatTAACATACAGGAAAGCcagattttgtattttgctttCACTACCATTGAGAAACTTTTACATTTACCTTTTCCTTCATTAAAttcctctaaaaaaaatagagggtgaacatttgttttcatttgaatgtgtGATGTGAGTGTAAACGTGGCCCCTAATTGTTGGTTTGCGGATTCATGTTGGGCGTGcttctgttttggttttacGTTCATGTCTCTCTTATCTCGGTTTGAGTATCACCTGATGCCCCTCTAGGGGAGTCGCTGATGGTGTCGGGGTGCACTTGCTTGCCTTGTGTGCCGACACTGAGGTCGAGTTCCACGTATGAcggtaagtgtgtgtgcgtgtgtctgtgtgtgtgcgtgcgtgcgtgcgtgtgtgtgtgagtgagtgaccaaaaaaaaccctgttGCCCCTCTTCTTCTGTGATGAGTCTTGTACTTTCATTCCACCTGCCTTCAGCATACGTCCTCAAACCTAATTCTGAAAAAGGGTTAAGACTATAAAAAGTAACTGTAAAGGCAAGTAATTTGCTTGTAAATTAGAGACGACTTCTAGCAGATGCTTAAGTAAACAAGAAGAGCAGAATCGAGTTTGAATAAAGCTGCTCCGAAAATGCTACAAAGCTGCTTTTGTACCATTGGCATTTATACGTTCTCTGCCAGGGCGAGTAATCACATGTTACATTTCTCGTTTTCAGCCTTGCGCATGTGGTGCAAGCTTCCATTCTCCATAATTGCACAGTCACTTTAGCCAACAGCATATTACCGTCGAAGGAACCGCTCATTCTCATTTATGCGGCAGTCGCTGCCGCTTCACAAACACGAACCAAAATGTATTAGCCCGCGTTCCCAGCGCCCCTGCCAGTCCGCTCTCATCTTAAATCCCTCGTCACATTTGGGTATTTTCAAATCTGACAGGCTTGCCATCCATCATTATGTGTGTGACTGTACTGTTAAACCCACATCCCATCCAACAGATGTTGAATAACTCCTCGTAAACTCGACTGTAATACGACGGCGAAAGAGCGGCATGGTGCGTTTCTTTGTTTCACATGACGCGTATGTTTAGATTGAAAGCTCAAAAAGAGAAAGgtagctgaaaaaaaatcaaataagatGGGTGGCATGCACATACCCCCCCGTCAAAATGCTAGTATTATgtgatataataataaaaatcaaagtTTTGGGTCATTAATGTGACCTCTAACCTGTacatgtaaaaatatttaaaaaaagaaaagtttgagCAAAACATGCAACATTTTGCCACGTTTGGGAGATTTTGTCCATTGAAACCAAGTTtgaagatttgttttgttcccaATGAGTGCTAACGCACTTAGGCAAATGGGGAGTGATCCTTTGTGGCTCTATTTTCATAGACAGACGTGGCTTAAAAACTGAATGAGTCTCGgtctttttgcattttcttccctCACTTTACAAAAGCAACACTACAATGAAATTGCGGATTACTATCACACAACTCCTTCAAAGGTTTTATGCATTATTTCCTATCAAAAGGAACACATTGAGATAATAAACATTAAGGTTACACATAATTTGGTCAGGGAATGAGTAATTTGGACTTTGACTGCATATGATCATCCAAAGAGCAAATAAGTGGTTGTGCTAATACACGGATACTCGGGCGAGTGAAAAATAGAGTTTAATTGGGATGCCAAGCCCTCCATTTCTAGACTAACACCATAATCAAAAAAGCCACAGTAAGAGAGCGACAGggagggattaaaaaaaaacatgagacaAACACAAGTGCCTGAATCTACACAACGAGAGCTGAATGGGGTTAAAAGAACAAGAAGAATGCTATCTGCAAAGGATTTCATCCAAAGTGCATCTCTGCCAAGCACCAGGCTGGCCCTGCAACAATGGACTGTCCACTGTAAGACGGAGCAGGAAGTCACTGTTGCACTAGATAGCGAGGCTAAATAATATGATGTGACATTCAAAAGCCAGAACGGTGGCGCTCGGGGCCAATGTGGAGCTAGTcgaaaagtgtttttgtggCTAGCTTGTCGGGCGAGGTGGGAAAAGCTCCCAGATGGTGCGGCTCGCTAAACTGCCTCAGTCTGGGTTCTGGCAACTCAGAGAGGAAATCAGAGAGCCAGTAGATGAGAATGTTCATCCTGCctgaacaaaatcaaatagAAAGCAGAATGGAGAGACAATACCAGTATCCTACAAATATACTTGATCCGTCCTCGTAATGGAGCCTGGAAGTGACACCATGTCTCCTTCATAGACGACAGCATTGGCATTTTTGAAAAGTTAATGAAGTTTGACAACCACTTCTCTATAAGTGTACTTgataaaatgcaatattaa includes:
- the LOC119117497 gene encoding extracellular matrix protein 2-like — translated: MPQLWLVLILLSGTFLSGHSLPHDEEGGLEPKSLKHEETATKETGIDTRMKLSDSDLSPLEGDGRGDNHVLMMTEEQNQELLKADRQRRDAWWKRKHAAKVDSFAYRIAGLGRRLVGWRMSKKGEEESSTLMAVLKAFHDEKRQLMDQEKAHGKQEEEEEEEDDDDDDDDDDDDDDDDEEEEDEEEEEEEEEGEEGNEEGEEEEEEEEGEEEEATEAPGNQSETTSISPESPVGQCQTDNTEINCRDVGMAHLPIIHNLEVTKLDVGDNNIRVIPPDIFSGLPKLESLDLSKNQLDDDSFSQKPLSNLTSLKKLNLDGNRLTVIPALPPALEELSVNNNKLGTLFPQCFAGLANLMKLELEGNGLHEGGVSLGAFKPLKGLRHLTLENNRFRSLPRGLPRSLQTLDMDENLIEALTEEALRGCSNLKTLDLSHNLLREDGLAQHVWSRLQRLEVLDLSHNQLTSMAMNLPRRLLKLKLQNNNISHIPAQVFRHLRPGLRSLDLSHNALTDEGVDQGSFVGTFRSLVELLLDDNYLGEVPRWVRQFKNLQVLRLDNNYIRLVKRWGVCHPRNSGSTLASVHLENNLLAVDKIPSNAFACLTDAQGLVIYPQRGDLPEIQT